Proteins encoded within one genomic window of Haloplanus vescus:
- a CDS encoding transcription initiation factor IIB — MTRPTRQRDDRTRWQGEDEQETDDDVDLDDLDPEDLVRTADGELIHEETGLIIEEEQIDPGPEWRAFNHKERQEKSRVGAPTTQTMHDKGLTTTIDWKDKDAYGRSISSRKRSQMHRLRKWQERIRTKDAGERNLQFALSEIDRMASALGVPRSVREVASVIYRRALNEDLIRGRSIEGVATAALYAACRKEGIPRSLEEISEVSRVERKEIGRTYRYISQELGLEMKPVDPKKYVPRFCSELELSEEVQSKANEIIEETAEKGLLSGKSPTGYAAAAIYAASLLCNEKKTQREVADVAQVTEVTIRNRYQEQIEAMGIHS, encoded by the coding sequence ATGACACGGCCCACCCGCCAGCGAGACGACCGGACGCGATGGCAGGGCGAGGACGAGCAGGAAACCGACGACGACGTTGATCTCGACGATCTCGACCCAGAAGACCTCGTCAGAACGGCCGACGGCGAACTGATTCACGAAGAAACCGGACTCATCATCGAAGAGGAGCAAATCGACCCAGGTCCGGAGTGGCGGGCGTTCAACCACAAGGAACGACAGGAGAAATCGCGGGTGGGGGCCCCGACCACCCAGACGATGCACGACAAGGGGCTGACGACGACCATCGACTGGAAGGACAAGGACGCCTACGGGCGCTCGATTTCTTCGCGCAAGCGCTCGCAGATGCACCGCCTGCGCAAGTGGCAGGAGCGGATTCGAACCAAGGACGCGGGCGAGCGCAACCTACAGTTCGCACTCTCCGAAATCGACCGGATGGCCTCCGCGCTGGGCGTGCCGCGCTCCGTCCGGGAGGTGGCTTCCGTCATCTATCGGCGCGCGCTCAACGAGGACCTGATTCGCGGGCGCTCCATCGAGGGCGTCGCCACCGCCGCGCTCTACGCGGCCTGTCGGAAGGAGGGCATTCCCCGCTCGCTCGAAGAGATTTCCGAGGTATCTCGGGTCGAACGCAAGGAAATCGGTCGCACCTACCGCTACATCTCACAGGAACTCGGCCTGGAGATGAAGCCGGTCGACCCCAAGAAGTACGTCCCCCGCTTCTGTTCGGAACTCGAGCTGAGCGAGGAGGTGCAGTCGAAGGCCAACGAAATCATCGAGGAGACGGCGGAGAAGGGCCTGCTCTCGGGGAAGTCGCCGACCGGCTACGCCGCCGCGGCCATCTACGCGGCCTCGCTGCTCTGTAACGAGAAGAAGACCCAGCGCGAGGTGGCCGACGTGGCGCAGGTGACCGAAGTCACCATCCGCAATCGGTATCAGGAACAAATCGAGGCGATGGGCATCCACAGTTAG
- the rnhA gene encoding ribonuclease HI has translation MPTIESDPATARRRLEDAGVDVETGNTDHERWRAERGDAVAVAYDDKVVVQGARPTDLTALLSDAGGRAHVYFDGASRGNPGPGAVGWVIVSGDGIVDEGNDTIGRTTNNRAEYEALIQAVEAARDHGFDEIDVRGDSELIVRQVRGEWNTNDPDLRERRVRVRELLEAFDRWSLEHVPREINDRADELANEALDDV, from the coding sequence ATGCCGACTATCGAGAGTGATCCCGCGACGGCGAGACGACGGTTGGAAGACGCCGGCGTCGACGTCGAAACGGGCAACACGGACCACGAACGCTGGCGGGCGGAACGGGGCGACGCCGTCGCGGTGGCCTACGACGACAAAGTGGTCGTTCAGGGTGCGCGCCCGACGGACCTGACGGCGCTGCTGTCCGACGCGGGCGGCCGTGCCCACGTCTACTTCGACGGCGCGAGCCGCGGCAATCCCGGCCCGGGCGCCGTCGGGTGGGTCATCGTCTCCGGCGACGGCATCGTCGACGAGGGCAACGACACCATCGGCCGGACGACGAACAACCGCGCGGAGTACGAGGCCCTGATTCAAGCGGTCGAGGCCGCTCGGGACCACGGCTTCGACGAGATAGACGTCCGCGGCGACTCGGAGTTGATCGTCCGGCAGGTGCGCGGCGAGTGGAACACGAACGACCCCGACCTCCGAGAGCGTCGAGTCCGCGTTCGGGAGTTACTCGAAGCGTTCGACCGCTGGTCGCTGGAGCACGTACCGCGAGAGATAAACGACCGCGCCGACGAACTGGCAAACGAGGCACTCGACGATGTCTGA
- a CDS encoding DUF7108 family protein, with protein sequence MSDLPREVVTTAERLTRLARRAVDEQEAAAYERDRDERLAEYGFTARIRESDDTLVLHPSSWLEDGTVQMDRIEDTDRAVEVSLSGSGDPESWDTVEEHNAAVVDRVEERAGEIHAENARVFADFMGNHYARQMETATAEELEEFLREYYPRNAWPSDEQQAVVTQSLEYVFDVTETAMPEVTAVRR encoded by the coding sequence ATGTCTGACCTGCCACGCGAAGTCGTGACGACTGCGGAGCGCCTGACACGGCTCGCCCGCCGTGCGGTGGACGAACAGGAAGCGGCGGCGTACGAACGCGACCGCGACGAACGACTCGCCGAATACGGTTTCACCGCGCGCATTCGCGAGAGCGACGACACGCTCGTCCTCCACCCGTCGTCGTGGCTGGAAGACGGGACGGTCCAGATGGACCGGATCGAGGATACCGACCGCGCGGTCGAGGTGTCGCTCTCGGGGAGCGGTGACCCCGAATCGTGGGACACGGTCGAGGAACACAACGCCGCGGTAGTCGACCGCGTCGAGGAGCGGGCCGGCGAGATTCACGCCGAGAACGCCCGCGTGTTCGCCGACTTCATGGGCAACCACTACGCGCGCCAGATGGAGACGGCGACGGCAGAGGAACTGGAGGAGTTCCTTCGCGAGTACTATCCGCGGAACGCGTGGCCGAGCGACGAACAACAAGCGGTGGTGACGCAGTCGCTCGAATACGTGTTCGACGTGACAGAAACGGCGATGCCCGAAGTTACTGCTGTGCGTCGATAA
- a CDS encoding PadR family transcriptional regulator translates to MSEAQAVTNEPGIVRDLTAFQHNILVILSEEAMYGLAIKRQLESYYDTEVNHGRLYPNLDDLVEMGLVEKSELDKRTNQYALTEDGRDAVLNRLNWELSKFVTDDDRAESVRELIDAQQ, encoded by the coding sequence ATGTCAGAGGCACAAGCAGTAACCAACGAGCCCGGCATCGTTCGCGACCTCACCGCGTTCCAGCACAACATCCTCGTCATCCTCTCGGAGGAGGCGATGTACGGACTGGCGATCAAACGACAGCTCGAATCGTACTACGACACCGAAGTCAACCACGGGCGTCTGTACCCCAACCTCGACGACCTCGTCGAGATGGGACTGGTCGAGAAGAGCGAACTCGACAAGCGAACCAACCAGTACGCCCTGACCGAGGACGGCCGCGACGCCGTTCTCAACCGTCTGAACTGGGAGCTCTCGAAGTTCGTCACCGACGACGACCGGGCCGAGTCGGTTCGCGAACTTATCGACGCACAGCAGTAA